The window TGTATCATCAGCCAAGCGTTCACAAAATTGGGCGACCTGTCGAGCGGTGTACTCAACGGCAGCAGCGTAGAGGTCGCGGTAGGCTGCGATGTCTAATTCATGTTCGTCGAACGTCTTGTCCATGTTCATCGACAAGGCACTGATGTCCGGGCTGCTATTGCGGTGATCGTCCGCTATTAGCGACTGATCATATCCATGAACATTCGTTAACGGACCGTGCGCGTCCATAATATTCACGAACACGAAGGTCGGTTGTTCGGACTCGTTCAGTACGTGGCGTGTCCGAGACAGAATTCGCTTGCATCCATCATCGAATGGCTTCGGAAGGGGAAGTTTCTGGAACAGTTTCTCAGTCTGGGATGCGATGCCATTACCGAGGCTCTTCAGAGGGTGGCTGTGCTGTACACACGATGCTAGGAATTCTAGGTAGCGCGTCCAGCCATCTGTTGAGGATTCGTGCCAAAACTTCGATGGCGACAATCCCTCAGCCCAAGGCATCGAGGATTCCACGTGATAGAATTCATCGAAAAGTTCATCAAATCCGAATATCGGACTTGCGTACGGGTTCGCACTTACGCCGACACACTGGAAGCCGTCCAGATTAGAAAGGAACGTATCCTCGGGGCCTAGTTTACCAAATGCTGGAGTGGCAGAATGGAATCCGTGCTGATGTGGTAGTATCTCTGTGAACATGCTCGCGTGGCTCGGGACGCTCCATGTACTTGCAGTACGACACTCCTCAAAAGAATGGTCTACAAGAGCATCAAGATCATCGGCATGTTGGTTGAAGTAGTCGTATCGGACCGTATCAAGACAGAGGAGCACGATATTTCGGGTCATAGGGCATTTACTACAGAAAACGATAAAGAAACCCTGGTATATTATTAGATCGAAGATATTGACGCCCGTACTCCAGATCTTGTTTCTGTTATTAAACCCACATGCGAGCGCACAAAAAACGTTCTCCCAAAATCGCGTAGTTGAGCTGTCGGGGAATTTTGATAACTGATATTAATGAAACTTATTTTGTTTTTGCAAAGAGTGATAATGTTCCATATCCCGCATCGAGAACTGCTCTGCCGGATGGCCGCCAACAATTGCACCCTTCGAAATGTCGTCAACAACGGTCGATCCTGCTTGAATAATGGCCCCTTCCCCGATTTTGACGCCGGGAAGAATCGTTGTCCCAACACCTATCCACACATTATCTCCGATCTCAACTGGTTTTCGAATGTACGTAGAGTCATAAGGGATCGCATCCCCACTGCGATAGTTATGGTTGCGGGTCAATATACGGACATCCGGGCCAGAGTGAAAATTGTCACCGATGGTGAGTTTTCCGTCTCCACGAACATGCAGTCCATTGAAGTTGACATTGTTTCCCAACTTCGTTTTCGAATTAACCGAACTGGGACCATTCACTCTCAGGTTATCTCCCACTTCTTCGGCTGTTTCACGAACTAAATAAGTGTACTATTGTCTGTGTAGGATATCTTTCGCTCCATTAAGCATTTCCCAGAGGCGCTTGATGACTTGTTTGATCACAATTTTATTGGATGCTAGACGGTCAGTTAAATTCTCCGTATATACCATCCACTAATTCATATACGATCTGCTAAATTGTTTCTGGCCACTGGAGTATTGGTATCATATAAAATCATGGAATTGGACGGTGCCCGAGTTTTTAAGCGGTATACTCATTACTTCACTGTGAGCAACAGACACGAAAAATGCGAAATGACTGAACAGAAATGATCTCTTGAAATGTTCTGAGATGGAGTCCACGGAATCAGAAATTGCTTAATCAAGGATGTTGAATAGACACAAAATGACGGGGACTAAGCCGAATATCTTCTGGATTACGCTAGATAGTGTGCGGGCAGATCACACCTCTTTGCACGGATACGGTCGAGATACCACTCCCGAACTTTCTCGAATCGCAGCTAGTCCAAGCGGAGTTCAATTTCAGCAGGGGATTGCACACAGTACCCGCACTCCGGTTTCAGTTCCTTCTATGTTTACTGGTTTGGTTCCCTCCCGTCACCAAATGATCGGTCAGCGGTCCGGTAATGCGCTGCCGGCAGAGGTGGATACGGTTCCCGATCTCTTGTCAGAAATTGGCTATCATACCATCGGTGTCTCTGAAAATGGATATGCTGGAAAAGCTAAGGATATTGACATACGTTTCGACGAATTCGTTAAATCCTCTCCGACAGAACTAAGTGATTTTTTAACCTACGACTTAGGTACTAGCTTTCTAAAATACTGGTTCAATATCCGTGAGCATGGGCCAGGATTTACTGCTAGTATTAGTGCACACGGAAAGCAGAATTCGTTTTTTACCTCAGATATTGCAAAGCGTAAGATTAGGAAATATGCTAACTCCGGCGACCCGATTTTCTGTTATATTCACTACAACGATCCTCATCATCCCTATGTCCCGCCGTCATCATTCGTGAACGAATATATATCTGAGATTGATGCGACAGCTAAAGAAGCAGTTGAGTTCTCTCTCGAAATGCATGATAAAATGTATGAGTGGATGGCAGACGAGTTACCGCTAACAGAGACAGACTGGGGCAAGCTATACGCTATGTACGACGCTTGCATAAAGTATACCGACGCTTGTGTCGGGGCGTTGTTCGATTTTATCACGGAGAGGTTTGACAACGCAATCGTTGTTATCACCGCGGATCATGGGGATCTATTCGGTGAATACGGACTTCTCGGTCATCACATGGTCCTTCACGATGGTCTCATTCATGTTCCTCTAATCACACACGGACTGAAGGAAGTTACTCATCACGCGGATCGACCAACGCAGCATATAGACATCATGAAGACGCTACTCTCTCTTGTCGGTGCCGATACTAGTCAATTTCAAGGATATGACATCCGAACCCAGACAAGGGAAGTCGCCATTAGCCAAGACTATCGCGGGTCGGTTGACAATCCGGACTCTGAGAACTACGAACGGATCAAAAAACACAATCCCAACGTCGATCTCTCCCATCTGCCAGCCTCAATGGTGACAGCTGCAAGAACCCGGGATTTCAAACTGATCCATACGGAGGAGAACACGATACTCTTTCAACTTCCGGATGAGTTAACTGACGTTAAAAATGAATTCCCAAACGTCCATTCTGAACTGTGTTCGTTCGTTAACGAATGGTTGGAGAACGAGGGGGAACCGATTGAGAGTTCGCCAACAGATCCTGAATTGGCCGGTGCGACAAAAAAGCATCTTGAAGAGATGGGCTACCTATGAATCCCAGACCTAAGGACCAATATATGGACACAAAACAAACAGATCTAGATCAAGTAGCAGTTGCTCACTGGGGAGAACACGTCAACGGCGGTGGTGACCGCGTTGCCTGGGAACTCTCACGAGTGTTCCAAGGTGGGCCGCTGTTCGTGGGATGGCAGGACAAGAGTATTGAACCTCATGATATCGAGACGCAGCAACTCATTAACGGTCGACTGAGTAGGTGGGCATTAGAGCGGGGTGGCATCGCGAGGATGGTAGCACACATGCTTGGGTGGCAGGTGGCCGACCCTCTTCGGGATTACGATGTGCTCGTAACAAGCGGGAACGAGCCGCTGTTCTACGTACCACCGACCGAACAGGTCTGGGTGGCGTACATCCATCACACGAATCGTCGTCAATCTGACCAGATTCAAGAGGTTGAGAACGGTAAATTCGGACCCCTAATGCTGCTGTTCTACTACGCGATCCGTGTCGCGTTCGACCACAACACGCACAAACCAGATGTCTTCCTCGCCAACTCTGAACAAGTGAAACGACGGATGATCCGCTACTGGGGGGTTTCCGAAGAAAAAATAGACGTAGTATATCCGCCAGTGAGCACTAACGCCTACTCGCCTCATGATGCCGAGACTGGCGACTACTACCTCACGCTGTCGCGGCTTGATTGGCACAAAAGTGTCGATGACATCCTGCGTGCGTTCGACAATCTTGACGAGAAACTCGTGGTCGCTGGAGATGGTCCCGAACGTGACGACCTCGAGCGAATTGCGAGCGAAAATGTCGAATTCGCCGGCTACGTTAGCGAGGAAAAAAAGAAGCAACTGCTCGCCGGCGCAAAAGCGTTCATTTTCAACGGACAAGACGAGGATTTCGGTATCTCTCCTGTGGAGGCCTTGGCCGCTGGAACGCCACTGCTGGGTGTCGAAGAGGGAATGACACAGTACCAAGTCATCGAGGGGAAAACGGGGTACACATTTGAACGAGAAGAGTCGGGACGCACGATTCGGAGAGTGGTTCAACAGTTTGAGGATAACGGTGTCGACTGGGATACCCAAAAGATCGCTTCTTTTGCGGACCGCTTCTCTGTCCAAGCGTTTCACGATCGTATGCACGAGGCAGTCGCTCACGCAGTCGAGAACGCGGACCTGACTCCGGAGTGGTACTCCGAAGTCGAAAACATATCATCTAATCCGGAGCAAGGCTTCACAGAAAATTAAGTGCGCTTTGTGTGCTCACCGAATGAACTGCTTAACGAACGTCAGCAGCGGGCCATTTCTGTTAACGCCGAACAGCGCGATGATGAACATCGCGTAGGAGATCGGCCGGACCGGATACCGAACAATAGCGAGTCCGAGGTGCTTCAGCGCCTTCCGGCGGTTCCCGTTGGATTCGTAGTCTCGACCGATGACGTGGTGGTGATACGAATAGATGCGGCTTCGGGTACCGAAATCAAGGTCTGCTGCGCGTTCTTTGACCTTCTCGAAGACCGCGAGGTCGCCCTCAATTCGGCTGTCGAAG is drawn from Halorubrum sp. CBA1229 and contains these coding sequences:
- a CDS encoding sulfatase-like hydrolase/transferase; this translates as MTGTKPNIFWITLDSVRADHTSLHGYGRDTTPELSRIAASPSGVQFQQGIAHSTRTPVSVPSMFTGLVPSRHQMIGQRSGNALPAEVDTVPDLLSEIGYHTIGVSENGYAGKAKDIDIRFDEFVKSSPTELSDFLTYDLGTSFLKYWFNIREHGPGFTASISAHGKQNSFFTSDIAKRKIRKYANSGDPIFCYIHYNDPHHPYVPPSSFVNEYISEIDATAKEAVEFSLEMHDKMYEWMADELPLTETDWGKLYAMYDACIKYTDACVGALFDFITERFDNAIVVITADHGDLFGEYGLLGHHMVLHDGLIHVPLITHGLKEVTHHADRPTQHIDIMKTLLSLVGADTSQFQGYDIRTQTREVAISQDYRGSVDNPDSENYERIKKHNPNVDLSHLPASMVTAARTRDFKLIHTEENTILFQLPDELTDVKNEFPNVHSELCSFVNEWLENEGEPIESSPTDPELAGATKKHLEEMGYL
- a CDS encoding acyltransferase, producing the protein MGDNLRVNGPSSVNSKTKLGNNVNFNGLHVRGDGKLTIGDNFHSGPDVRILTRNHNYRSGDAIPYDSTYIRKPVEIGDNVWIGVGTTILPGVKIGEGAIIQAGSTVVDDISKGAIVGGHPAEQFSMRDMEHYHSLQKQNKFH
- a CDS encoding sulfatase-like hydrolase/transferase, with the translated sequence MTRNIVLLCLDTVRYDYFNQHADDLDALVDHSFEECRTASTWSVPSHASMFTEILPHQHGFHSATPAFGKLGPEDTFLSNLDGFQCVGVSANPYASPIFGFDELFDEFYHVESSMPWAEGLSPSKFWHESSTDGWTRYLEFLASCVQHSHPLKSLGNGIASQTEKLFQKLPLPKPFDDGCKRILSRTRHVLNESEQPTFVFVNIMDAHGPLTNVHGYDQSLIADDHRNSSPDISALSMNMDKTFDEHELDIAAYRDLYAAAVEYTARQVAQFCERLADDTAVVITADHGEQLGETTDERRFGHVTPDMSEALVHVPLEVVNADLSLDESAPISHLDLGKLVTAIATGTEFERESPIAVEVAGLGVAHPPTDHQDFDYWNRVSRCAYINSGCDKYVWNSHGEARHYERTNGEYVLKHKGDFERVPANAKVPFTTDIKDVSTNNETTDVNSAVESQLEELGYL
- a CDS encoding glycosyltransferase; translation: MDTKQTDLDQVAVAHWGEHVNGGGDRVAWELSRVFQGGPLFVGWQDKSIEPHDIETQQLINGRLSRWALERGGIARMVAHMLGWQVADPLRDYDVLVTSGNEPLFYVPPTEQVWVAYIHHTNRRQSDQIQEVENGKFGPLMLLFYYAIRVAFDHNTHKPDVFLANSEQVKRRMIRYWGVSEEKIDVVYPPVSTNAYSPHDAETGDYYLTLSRLDWHKSVDDILRAFDNLDEKLVVAGDGPERDDLERIASENVEFAGYVSEEKKKQLLAGAKAFIFNGQDEDFGISPVEALAAGTPLLGVEEGMTQYQVIEGKTGYTFEREESGRTIRRVVQQFEDNGVDWDTQKIASFADRFSVQAFHDRMHEAVAHAVENADLTPEWYSEVENISSNPEQGFTEN